In Solanum stenotomum isolate F172 chromosome 6, ASM1918654v1, whole genome shotgun sequence, one DNA window encodes the following:
- the LOC125866864 gene encoding phosphoenolpyruvate carboxylase kinase 2-like isoform X2 yields the protein MFESLKTDELQMNEQIGQGRFGTVYRCFSKSTDQFFACKTIQKNLLIDSTDRECLDKEPKFLQLLTGKSNILQMYKVYEDENYVHIITELCSGGDLYERVSNGPLSEKSAALILIRLVSAIGHCHKLGVAHRDIKPDNVLFDSQDDLKLADFGSAEWFMGCDGKMMEGVVGTPYYVAPEVLLGRKYNEKVDIWSAGVILYIMLSGVPPFYGDTPTETFEAVLRGNLRFPTRIFRSISTEAKDLLRKMICKDVSRRFSAEQVLRHPWIINIGEINNING from the exons ATGTTTGAGAGCTTAAAAACTGATGAACTTCAAATGAATGAACAAATCGGTCAGGGAAGATTCGGTACGGTCTACCGTTGTTTTTCCAAATCAACTGATCAATTTTTCGCCTGCAAAACAATTCAAAAGAACCTCCTCATTGATTCTACGGACCGCGAATGTCTGGATAAAGAGCCCAAATTTCTGCAATTACTCACCGGAAAATCGAACATTCTTCAAATGTATAAAGTTTATGAAGATGAAAATTATGTTCATATAATCACTGAGCTCTGTTCCGGCGGCGATTTATACGAGAGGGTTTCTAATGGGCCTTTGTCGGAGAAATCTGCTGCTCTGATTTTGATCCGATTGGTTTCAGCAATCGGACATTGTCATAAATTGGGGGTGGCTCATCGTGATATTAAACCCGATAATGTCCTATTTGATTCTCAG GACGATTTGAAGCTTGCTGATTTTGGATCTGCAGAGTGGTTTATGGGGTGCGACGGAAAAATGATGGAAGGCGTGGTGGGGACGCCTTACTACGTTGCCCCGGAGGTGTTATTAGGGAGAAAATACAATGAGAAAGTTGATATATGGAGTGCTGGTGTTATTTTATACATTATGCTTTCTGGTGTTCCTCCTTTTTATGGCGACACTCCAACTGAGACATTTGAAGCCGTTCTTAGGGGAAATTTAAGGTTTCCAACAAGAATATTCCGATCAATTTCAACTGAAGCTAAGGATTTGCTGAGGAAAATGATATGTAAAGATGTTTCCAGGAGATTTTCAGCTGAACAAGTTCTGA GGCATCCATGGATCATTAATATAGGAGAGATCAACAACATCAATGGCTGA
- the LOC125866864 gene encoding phosphoenolpyruvate carboxylase kinase 2-like isoform X1 — MFESLKTDELQMNEQIGQGRFGTVYRCFSKSTDQFFACKTIQKNLLIDSTDRECLDKEPKFLQLLTGKSNILQMYKVYEDENYVHIITELCSGGDLYERVSNGPLSEKSAALILIRLVSAIGHCHKLGVAHRDIKPDNVLFDSQDDLKLADFGSAEWFMGCDGKMMEGVVGTPYYVAPEVLLGRKYNEKVDIWSAGVILYIMLSGVPPFYGDTPTETFEAVLRGNLRFPTRIFRSISTEAKDLLRKMICKDVSRRFSAEQVLSMLFSLTQSTLVLSNCFVFYPVLV; from the exons ATGTTTGAGAGCTTAAAAACTGATGAACTTCAAATGAATGAACAAATCGGTCAGGGAAGATTCGGTACGGTCTACCGTTGTTTTTCCAAATCAACTGATCAATTTTTCGCCTGCAAAACAATTCAAAAGAACCTCCTCATTGATTCTACGGACCGCGAATGTCTGGATAAAGAGCCCAAATTTCTGCAATTACTCACCGGAAAATCGAACATTCTTCAAATGTATAAAGTTTATGAAGATGAAAATTATGTTCATATAATCACTGAGCTCTGTTCCGGCGGCGATTTATACGAGAGGGTTTCTAATGGGCCTTTGTCGGAGAAATCTGCTGCTCTGATTTTGATCCGATTGGTTTCAGCAATCGGACATTGTCATAAATTGGGGGTGGCTCATCGTGATATTAAACCCGATAATGTCCTATTTGATTCTCAG GACGATTTGAAGCTTGCTGATTTTGGATCTGCAGAGTGGTTTATGGGGTGCGACGGAAAAATGATGGAAGGCGTGGTGGGGACGCCTTACTACGTTGCCCCGGAGGTGTTATTAGGGAGAAAATACAATGAGAAAGTTGATATATGGAGTGCTGGTGTTATTTTATACATTATGCTTTCTGGTGTTCCTCCTTTTTATGGCGACACTCCAACTGAGACATTTGAAGCCGTTCTTAGGGGAAATTTAAGGTTTCCAACAAGAATATTCCGATCAATTTCAACTGAAGCTAAGGATTTGCTGAGGAAAATGATATGTAAAGATGTTTCCAGGAGATTTTCAGCTGAACAAGTTCTGAGTATGTTGTTCTCTCTCACTCAAAGTACTCTCGTTTTGTCGAATTGTTTTGTGTTTTACCCTGTTCTGGTCTAG
- the LOC125868243 gene encoding inositol phosphorylceramide glucuronosyltransferase 1-like → MKEIYFRYGFLFFLMFLSSNWVIGAIKSQSTEEAYVTLLYGDEFLLGVRVLGKSIRDTGSTKDMVVLVSDGVSQYANDLLRADGWIVEKISLLSNPNQVRPKRFWGVYTKLKVFNMTKYKKVVYLDADTIVVKSIEDLFKCGKFCANLKHSERLNSGVMVIEPSDEVFKDMMSKVTTLPSYTGGDQGFLNSYYAGFANARVYEPNQPLDVLNSRKVPEMERLSTLYNADVGLYMLANKWMVDEKELRVIHYTLGPLKPWDWWTSWLLKPVDVWQNVRVRLQESLPGTGGGKNPRDELLVKFLFLVPLLLMVFSYYKSCLQTRSLFDHIRQLYYKIRAGGVLAYSSVPSSTILSDQQPKVPAFLGGISVCVCFAAVLVSLGLSLVIIPRQVMPWTGLLLMYEWTFTLLFLQFGCYLYLVYQWGKAVANQAGQFRADSTSLDHESGKGHQRQQSCCDIAACYYGLGMAFLAILAPALPSIFGITALFLRLGLMVVGGLVLASFMTYAAEHLSIRSFTRGFEEKDMHRSRSICFLC, encoded by the exons atgaaagaaatttattttagatatggGTTTCTCTTTTTCTTGATGTTTTTATCAAGTAATTGGGTTATTGGAGCTATCAAATCTCAATCAACTGAAGAAGCATATGTTACCCTTTTATATGGAGATGAGTTCTTGCTTGGTGTTAGAGTTCTTGGAAAGTCAATTAGGGATACTGGGTCTACTAAAGATATGGTTGTTTTGGTCTCTGATGGTGTTTCTCAATATGCTAATGATCTACTAAGA GCTGATGGTTGGATTGTGGAAAAGATTAGTTTACTGTCGAACCCAAATCAAGTGAGGCCGAAGAGGTTTTGGGGTGTTTACACAAAGCTAAAAGTATTTAACATGACCAAGTACAAGAAAG TGGTATATCTTGATGCTGATACTATCGTAGTTAAGAGCATTGAAGATCTATTTAAGTGTGGGAAGTTTTGTGCAAATTTGAAACATTCTGAGAGACTAAATTCCGGAGTAATGGTGATTGAGCCATCGGATGAGGTTTTTAAGGATATGATGAGCAAGGTGACCACTTTGCCTTCTTACACTGGAG GTGATCAAGGTTTTCTGAACTCCTACTATGCTGGGTTTGCTAATGCGCGTGTTTATGAACCAAATCAGCCTTTAGATGTCCTAAATTCTAGAAAGGTCCCTGAAATGGAGAGACTTTCTACTCTTTACAATGCGGATGTTGGCCTTTACATGCTTGCTAACAAG TGGATGGTTGATGAGAAAGAACTCCGAGTTATTCATTACACACTGGGACCACTTAAACCATGGGATTGGTGGACATCTTGGCTGTTAAAACCTGTTGACGTATGGCAG AATGTTAGGGTACGTCTTCAAGAATCTCTACCTGGAACTGGAGGGGGTAAAAATCCTAGAGATGAACTTCTTGTCAAATTTCTGTTTCTGGTTCCATTGCTTCTGATGGTATTTTCTTACTATAAGTCATGTTTACAG ACACGATCGCTATTTGACCACATTAGACAGCTGTACTACAAGATCAGAGCTGGAGGTGTCCTAGCTTATTCTTCTGTTCCTTCATCCACCATTCTTTCAGATCAGCAG CCGAAGGTGCCTGCTTTTCTGGGTGGGATATCTGTGTGTGTCTGTTTTGCTGCGGTTCTGGTGTCTCTTGGGCTTTCACTTGTAATTATCCCCCGCCAAGTAATGCCATGGACTGGTCTTCTCCTGATGTACGAGTGGACGTTTACACTTCTCTTCCTTCAGTTTGGATGTTATTTGTACTTAGTTTATCAATGGGGAAAAGCTGTGGCAAATCAAGCTGGACAATTTCGGGCAGATTCTACATCTTTGGACCATGAATCTGGAAAAG GTCATCAGCGGCAGCAATCATGTTGTGACATTGCTGCGTGCTACTATGGGTTAGGGATGGCATTTCTCGCAATTTTAGCTCCCGCATTGCCTAGTATTTTCGGAATCACTGCTTTGTTTTTGAG GTTAGGTTTGATGGTCGTTGGAGGCCTTGTTTTGGCGTCGTTCATGACATATGCTGCGGAGCATCTATCGATAAGATCGTTTACGAGGggatttgaagaaaaagatatGCACAGGAGTAGAAGTATATGTTTCTTGTGCTGA
- the LOC125867870 gene encoding transcription factor MYB14-like, with the protein MVRAPCCEKMGLKKGPWTPEEDQILITFIQKYGHENWRALPKQAGLLRCGKSCRLRWTNYLRPDIKRGNFSEEEEQIIIKLHQLLGNRWSAIASRLPGRTDNEIKNFWHTHLKKRLELKQDNDLPSTIANVSQILGQHIPSNYLQDSQNIVAYHPTYYHDQEDIQESNSNSHHDTQSNKEENMQYSTNNEHGDMTSFNNDMVFWYNVFMSSGNNVSDEIS; encoded by the exons ATGGTAAGAGCTCCATGTTGTGAGAAAATGGGATTGAAGAAAGGGCCATGGACTCCAGAAGAAGATCAAATTTTGATaacttttattcaaaaatatggACATGAAAATTGGAGGGCACTTCCTAAACAAGCAG GTTTGTTAAGATGTGGAAAAAGTTGTAGATTAAggtggacaaattacttaaggCCAGATATTAAAAGAGGAAACTTTAGTGAGGAAGAAGAACAAATCATCATTAAGCTACATCAACTTCTTGGAAACAG atggtCTGCAATTGCATCAAGACTGCCAGGAAGAACAGATAATGAAATCAAGAACTTTTGGCACACTCACTTGAAGAAAAGGTTAGAATTAAAACAAGACAATGATCTACCATCCACTATAGCAAATGTATCACAAATATTGGGTCAACATATTCCTTCAAACTATCTTCAAGATTCTCAAAATATTGTTGCCTATCATCCAACTTATTATCATGATCAAGAAGATATTCAAGAGAGTAATTCAAATTCTCATCATGACACTCAATCAAACAAGGAGGAGAACATGCAATATTCAACAAATAATGAACATGGGGACATGACTAGTTTCAACAATGATATGGTTTTTTGGTATAATGTCTTCATGAGTTCTGGAAACAATGTGTCTGATGAGATCAGTTAG